Proteins encoded in a region of the Methanobrevibacter millerae genome:
- a CDS encoding 3H domain-containing protein produces the protein MRKPYVILIGSASGIGKSTIASQLAKQLNIKHLIESDFIRAVVRGIIGKEYAPALHSSSYDAYKNLRNKANFKSYDDLVSAGFDEHASYVIPGLEKIIQRAITDFDDIIIEGVHLVPGLIDIEQFKDFAEIYFFVLSSDEESHKERFVKRAIQIHRGGKQLDFFTENRIIHNHLLSEAEKNNVSIIKTESIDKSVEQILTIINKSCTNIKLTNNVEELPEVIDIIINNNNGSIEKIIYSLKGFKDPLVRDVKVSDYDSAKRFIDNIKKNPNVKDDLNNLYNISKYREFTICAANNEIIEKIKKELTDKGFVYNE, from the coding sequence ATGAGAAAACCTTATGTTATATTAATTGGAAGTGCATCAGGGATTGGAAAATCAACAATTGCTTCACAACTAGCTAAACAGTTAAATATAAAACATTTAATTGAAAGTGATTTTATAAGAGCTGTCGTAAGAGGAATTATAGGAAAGGAATATGCACCAGCATTACACAGCTCATCATATGATGCATATAAAAATTTAAGAAACAAGGCTAATTTTAAAAGTTATGATGATTTGGTTTCAGCAGGCTTTGATGAGCATGCATCGTATGTAATTCCAGGGCTTGAAAAAATAATTCAACGTGCTATTACTGATTTTGATGACATAATTATTGAGGGTGTTCATTTGGTTCCTGGCTTAATTGACATTGAACAGTTTAAGGACTTTGCTGAAATATATTTCTTTGTTTTAAGTTCTGATGAGGAATCTCATAAAGAGCGATTTGTTAAAAGAGCAATTCAAATACACAGAGGCGGAAAGCAACTTGATTTCTTTACTGAAAATAGGATTATCCATAATCACTTATTGAGTGAAGCAGAAAAGAATAATGTTTCAATAATAAAAACGGAAAGCATTGATAAAAGTGTAGAACAGATTTTAACGATTATCAATAAGTCATGTACCAACATCAAACTAACAAATAATGTTGAAGAACTTCCGGAAGTTATTGATATTATTATAAACAACAATAACGGAAGCATAGAAAAAATCATCTATAGTTTAAAAGGGTTTAAAGATCCTCTTGTAAGAGACGTTAAAGTTTCAGACTATGATTCCGCAAAAAGATTTATTGACAATATCAAAAAGAATCCAAATGTGAAAGATGATTTGAACAATTTATATAATATTTCAAAATATAGGGAATTCACAATTTGTGCAGCCAATAATGAAATAATAGAAAAGATTAAAAAAGAATTGACAGATAAAGGATTTGTTTATAATGAGTGA
- a CDS encoding winged helix-turn-helix domain-containing protein, producing the protein MKKISNTIENYEPISRDIKFLPKSLIRLTILKKLYESPMNMKEINQKTNINYSAISNTIHMLELSGHVYRNKNNYMLSNSMRIYVGNILKLAELTILLDEISEITQNHIVNSLPLESVYELYKLNSIDLVESDGLSVYKTYDIIEKAIMKSNHVNAILPFSYGEINDSFNKILKKDKKIHIISPLEIKDILFRSLNISDDNLEINFFDFKEDDYLLLISTDKKMMLGFFKDDGAYDQNRLLTSTDDNCIKWANELFENFKKENIKMSI; encoded by the coding sequence ATGAAAAAAATTTCAAATACTATAGAAAACTATGAACCTATTTCAAGGGATATAAAATTTTTACCAAAGTCCCTAATCAGGTTAACAATTCTAAAAAAGTTATATGAATCTCCAATGAACATGAAAGAAATTAATCAGAAAACAAATATTAATTATAGTGCTATATCTAATACGATTCATATGTTGGAACTTTCAGGACATGTTTATAGAAATAAGAATAATTATATGTTATCTAATTCTATGAGGATTTATGTTGGTAATATCCTGAAATTGGCTGAATTAACTATATTACTGGATGAAATATCTGAAATTACACAAAACCATATTGTTAATTCATTACCTTTGGAATCTGTTTATGAGTTATATAAGTTAAATAGTATTGATTTGGTTGAATCAGATGGTTTAAGTGTATATAAGACATATGATATAATTGAAAAAGCTATTATGAAATCCAATCATGTTAATGCAATATTGCCGTTTTCATATGGTGAAATTAATGATAGTTTTAATAAGATATTAAAAAAGGATAAAAAAATTCATATTATATCTCCTTTGGAGATTAAAGACATTTTATTCAGAAGTTTAAATATCTCTGATGATAACCTGGAAATTAATTTTTTTGATTTTAAAGAAGATGATTATTTATTATTGATAAGTACCGATAAAAAAATGATGCTGGGTTTTTTTAAAGATGATGGGGCTTATGATCAAAATAGGTTGTTAACTTCGACTGATGATAACTGTATAAAATGGGCTAATGAGTTATTTGAAAATTTTAAAAAAGAGAATATTAAAATGAGTATTTGA
- a CDS encoding TatD family hydrolase, translated as MIDTHIHADARTGEDFNEMYLSGIDVAVTCAYYPYKIDNDTILLNHLMRILNYDTKRAGEHGIELKVALGIHPTNTNVDGGLIYENLYKWIENKDIVAIGEIGLENLTEKEYEIFKKQLDIAQETKTNVIIHTPRKNKSAVLDEILEILPQHISPEYVVIDHINQNVIEKAIDTDYTLGLTVQPQKMDKYEAIDILDNYGFDRFLLNSDISNKPSDPLSVPKTIRELTRLGFNKKEINKIAFKNAEKFFNF; from the coding sequence ATGATAGACACACATATACATGCCGATGCAAGAACTGGTGAAGATTTTAATGAAATGTATTTATCTGGAATAGATGTTGCAGTAACATGTGCATATTACCCATACAAGATAGATAATGATACGATTCTTTTAAATCATTTAATGAGAATTTTAAACTATGATACAAAAAGAGCAGGTGAACATGGTATTGAACTAAAAGTTGCATTAGGAATACATCCGACAAATACAAATGTTGATGGTGGGTTAATATATGAAAATTTATATAAATGGATTGAAAATAAAGACATTGTTGCCATCGGCGAAATAGGACTTGAAAATCTGACCGAAAAGGAATATGAAATTTTTAAAAAACAACTTGATATTGCACAAGAAACAAAAACAAATGTCATCATCCATACACCACGTAAAAATAAATCTGCTGTTTTGGATGAAATATTGGAAATTCTGCCCCAACATATTTCACCAGAATATGTGGTAATCGATCACATTAACCAAAATGTCATTGAAAAGGCAATTGATACAGATTACACTTTAGGCCTGACTGTACAGCCCCAAAAAATGGATAAATATGAAGCCATTGATATTTTAGATAACTATGGCTTTGATAGATTTTTATTGAATAGCGACATAAGCAACAAACCTTCAGATCCATTATCCGTTCCAAAAACTATTCGAGAACTGACAAGATTAGGATTTAATAAAAAGGAAATTAATAAAATAGCTTTTAAAAATGCAGAAAAGTTTTTTAATTTTTAA
- a CDS encoding cell division protein SepF, producing MNLMDTIKKSLGFEITEESRQQYRSNPGYGSPNRGPRQNPNYNNTRTSPRPDFDDIEPIIPEQPYYEIVLIRPRTIDDINYVVDQVIEEKNPVILDLSFLESESPANFKLAGDKIKQMRTRYGAQALLLSRTSEKNLIILSPKKVKLVKKS from the coding sequence ATGAATTTAATGGATACAATTAAAAAAAGTTTAGGTTTTGAAATCACTGAAGAATCTAGACAGCAATATAGAAGTAATCCAGGATATGGTTCTCCTAATCGTGGTCCAAGACAAAATCCTAATTATAATAATACCCGTACTAGTCCTAGACCGGATTTTGATGATATAGAACCTATTATTCCTGAACAGCCTTATTATGAAATTGTTCTAATCAGACCAAGAACAATAGATGATATTAACTATGTTGTTGATCAGGTAATAGAAGAGAAAAATCCTGTTATTTTAGATTTGTCTTTTCTTGAAAGTGAAAGTCCTGCTAATTTTAAACTTGCTGGAGATAAAATTAAGCAGATGAGAACTCGTTATGGTGCTCAGGCATTATTGCTTTCCCGTACCAGTGAAAAAAACTTGATTATTCTTTCTCCTAAGAAAGTTAAATTAGTTAAAAAAAGTTAA
- a CDS encoding ZPR1 zinc finger domain-containing protein: protein MSEEETTEINEMVIKCPACNVDGIAKSIMKEIEIPHFGKVLETTIQCKKCGFKHSDVIALEHNDPAKYTLKISKETLSIRVVRSQSATVTIPEIGVKVEPGPKSEGYVTNVEGMLTRFEGAVKKALQLFEDEQSQANAKKTLAEIQELIKGNGTATLIIDDPFGQSNIVSDDVVISEIPEDELKELKTGFSHIEDR from the coding sequence ATGAGTGAAGAAGAAACAACAGAAATTAATGAAATGGTTATTAAATGCCCCGCATGTAATGTTGATGGAATAGCAAAATCAATAATGAAAGAAATTGAAATTCCTCATTTTGGAAAAGTTCTTGAAACAACAATACAATGTAAAAAATGCGGATTTAAACATAGCGATGTCATAGCACTGGAACACAATGACCCTGCAAAATATACATTAAAAATTTCTAAAGAAACATTATCCATCAGAGTTGTACGTTCTCAATCTGCCACCGTTACAATTCCTGAAATCGGGGTTAAAGTGGAACCTGGCCCAAAATCCGAAGGATATGTAACAAATGTTGAAGGGATGCTTACAAGATTCGAAGGTGCTGTAAAAAAAGCATTGCAATTATTTGAAGATGAACAATCACAGGCAAATGCCAAAAAAACACTTGCTGAAATACAGGAGTTAATAAAAGGTAATGGAACTGCAACTTTGATTATTGATGATCCTTTTGGTCAAAGCAATATTGTCAGTGATGATGTTGTAATATCTGAAATTCCTGAAGATGAACTAAAAGAATTAAAAACAGGGTTTTCCCATATTGAAGATAGGTAA
- a CDS encoding DUF1611 domain-containing protein, whose protein sequence is MYSVDSVKEIQDLNPFIVVGCGGGGEKFSNLEGIETVGFIDDDERKQGKQYCGHIISNSLEGCLEENDAKSIVIMLPIGAEGTALKYAVQAIDAGLNVVTSFRSLSIEDNPSLAKFAESKNVILKEISPRLDVVEKFAGVAPEKSCEVLPKISYTPKAHVVFVGGTSQECGKRTTSKQLGIAATERGLTSAIISTDEMGLEEPTDFNFRAGSLSAMDVPAAILSAIKYVEEKKNPDIIFIEGQSSLTEKGNPHPRGLSAAILIGAAPDAVIVGHRPNHPYREPRGIEEEIKAIESIEPTKVVGISINLKNAELDMDVDFFESKYDLPVEDVYNNGASKLLDAILDYLEE, encoded by the coding sequence TTGTATTCAGTAGATTCAGTTAAAGAAATTCAAGATTTAAATCCTTTCATCGTTGTTGGATGCGGTGGTGGAGGAGAAAAATTCTCTAATCTTGAGGGAATTGAAACAGTTGGATTCATTGATGATGATGAAAGAAAACAGGGTAAACAGTATTGCGGACATATTATTTCGAACAGTTTAGAAGGATGTTTGGAAGAAAATGATGCAAAATCTATTGTTATAATGTTGCCTATTGGTGCGGAAGGAACCGCTCTTAAATATGCTGTTCAAGCTATTGATGCTGGATTGAATGTGGTAACTTCATTCAGGTCATTGTCAATAGAAGATAATCCGTCATTAGCTAAATTTGCAGAATCAAAAAATGTTATTTTAAAAGAAATCAGTCCTAGATTGGATGTAGTTGAAAAATTTGCAGGTGTTGCTCCCGAAAAATCCTGTGAAGTTTTACCTAAAATTTCTTACACTCCAAAAGCACATGTTGTTTTTGTTGGAGGTACTTCCCAGGAATGTGGTAAAAGAACTACTTCAAAACAGTTAGGTATTGCTGCAACTGAACGTGGTTTAACTTCAGCTATAATTTCCACTGATGAAATGGGACTTGAAGAACCGACTGATTTTAATTTTAGAGCAGGTAGTTTATCTGCAATGGATGTTCCTGCAGCTATTTTATCTGCAATAAAATATGTTGAAGAAAAGAAAAACCCTGATATTATTTTTATTGAAGGTCAATCTAGTTTAACTGAAAAAGGAAACCCTCATCCAAGAGGTTTATCTGCAGCTATTTTAATCGGTGCTGCTCCTGATGCAGTTATTGTTGGACACAGACCTAATCATCCATACAGAGAACCTAGAGGAATTGAAGAAGAAATTAAAGCTATTGAATCTATTGAACCAACTAAAGTTGTTGGAATATCCATTAATTTAAAAAATGCAGAATTGGATATGGATGTCGACTTCTTCGAATCTAAATATGATTTACCTGTTGAGGATGTTTATAATAATGGAGCTTCAAAATTATTGGATGCTATTTTAGATTATTTGGAGGAGTAA
- a CDS encoding DUF11 domain-containing protein: MFKNKIAISKNFLIAICFISLILFAVNTVNAIDLNDVVSCGDTLGIEANSGINAIDKDKLENSQQDMLSQANTITLNNGKFSDIQEAINSNLNDGDTLVLNGEFTTNKAESHIIIYKNITFTSTSNGILNGKNLSSIFIVENGGSGSSFSNLVFKNGNGLYGGAIRILAKDVTIDNCLFQDNYASRGGGSIYTEYNIENNPDFGRNLLIKNSQFKNNRAEITAGAIGAYGYNTRILNCLFESNSVYNRNGGSVYGGAIQVGKEEYITNSIIKDCKFINNKAISITGTKLSHGGASCLRDGVTYENCLFERNSADFGGALTAHFSGTIKNCTFNSNTANDYGGAISNMEGVKSINLKIIDCDFNSNSAPYGGAVRLTGNSVTIDDCNFDKNYASIDGGAVFVETKIIDVVDSNFNHNSAENNGGAIFINGESTNVQNSNFTYNTAIANPKVKNDGLGGAIYINSSSDTVNNNKFEYNVARNGSAIYYDNSGKNLKITNNVMFKNQAWVYALPIYANDIYYGENVDVGAIIYGGNNIADYDNLAVSNSIYNAASNKYIVVNGEIPVLGATNSGQLYQDAREYNIDVLLTVKHSDGTVVFNNTLKSNYLGEITTKLNNLKVGTYTVTAMHFEDNYYKAIVNQTTFVVNPKIDVSVSKNTQYSEFNYRDQVVWTINVVNNGPSDASNVKVNDVLPDGLIYQSSSASVGNYANGVWNIGNLAKGKTATIKITTLINKTGDITNKATVDAKEFDWNTTNNQDSQKITVPKAIDLSIAKIANVSNPKYGDLVKWTLTVRNNGPDIAHDVVVSDVLPMGLLFKSSNGNYADSKWSVGTLNLGQSKSLEIITSVIATGNIENTATVSGKEYDYNLANNKVSKTINVDRAADLSVIKSVNETRPNYGDLVKWTLTVRNNGPDAASGVNVGDVLPVGLVYQSSSASVGSYANGVWSIGNLDNGKTVTLSIVCKINKTGLIKNVASVSGNEFDIDLTNNRGDASVNVAKAADLEVIKTVNNGAPNYGDLVKWTVTVRNNGPDVASDVVLTDVLPAGLVIKSATGNFVDGKWVIGSLDSGKSQSFEVVTLVNKTGSLTNKVSVVGREYDYNPKNNNASKGINVAKAADLSVIKSVNETRPNYGDLVKWTLTVRNNGPDMASGVNVSDVLPEGLVYQSSSASVGSYANGVWTIGNLDNGKTVTLTIISKVDKTGSINNIVNVSGNEYDINKTNNENNKIIDVPKACDLEVIKSVNDSSPNYHKLVRWTIIVNNNGPDNATGVLVEDILPQGLVIISSNANYTNGKWFIGNLNAFSSKILEITTLINKTGLLINNANITGNEYDFNKSNNYDNASIDVLPSADLEIQKIVSNENPLYNDTVKWIIIVKNNGPDKATGVKVNETLDDSFELVKSKLSKGFYINGIWTIGDLNAGENVYLEIITKILKTGNFTNVVNVIGNEYDHNTSNNLANKSINVYPAIDLQITKNVNNSSPNYNDLVKWTVTVRNNGPDKANVIEIADILPKGLEFVGYNSTKGYYADGFWKFCCLEVGETQSLDIVTRVKSIGNIKNIVSANAKEYDYNPDNNKDESEITVPPAADLEITKLVNQSVVNYTNLVKWTLIVKNNGPNEATRVVVMDKLPEGLTFVSAQGDGTYSTTGTWYVGNIASGQSKELTIITRCDKVGELTNVAVVKGDQYDYNSTNDKGEKTVVVPPAADLAITKTVSKAQYFVNDLINYTIEILNNGPSVAENISVKEFMDDSLILKSVFAASGYYDDVNQIWHINSLANGEKTYLNINAIATGDGLVNNKVSVISDTFDNNLKNNYAECIVEIIKKIIDPNSVFNPGLYSRFSNHNSLEKDLSMIAKAGIEMKSTGMPIGLLFAIALISIGICTSNISRKR, translated from the coding sequence ATGTTTAAAAATAAGATAGCTATTAGCAAAAATTTTTTAATTGCCATATGCTTCATTTCTTTAATTCTGTTTGCAGTTAATACAGTTAATGCAATAGATTTAAATGATGTTGTATCTTGTGGTGATACATTAGGTATTGAAGCAAACAGTGGTATAAATGCAATTGATAAAGATAAACTAGAAAATTCTCAGCAAGATATGCTTTCACAAGCAAATACAATAACTTTAAATAATGGTAAATTTTCAGATATTCAGGAAGCTATAAATTCTAATTTAAATGATGGGGATACGCTTGTTTTAAATGGTGAATTCACAACCAATAAAGCGGAATCACATATTATTATTTATAAAAATATAACTTTTACTTCAACATCTAATGGTATTTTAAATGGAAAAAATTTATCAAGTATTTTTATTGTTGAAAATGGTGGATCTGGCTCTTCATTTTCAAATCTGGTATTTAAAAATGGAAATGGTTTGTATGGAGGGGCTATAAGGATTCTTGCAAAAGATGTAACGATAGATAATTGTCTATTCCAGGATAATTATGCTTCACGGGGTGGTGGTTCAATTTATACAGAGTATAATATTGAAAATAACCCTGATTTTGGACGTAATCTTTTAATAAAAAATTCTCAATTTAAAAATAATAGGGCAGAAATTACTGCTGGAGCTATTGGTGCTTATGGTTATAATACAAGGATATTGAATTGTTTATTTGAATCAAATTCAGTTTATAACAGAAATGGTGGAAGCGTTTATGGAGGTGCAATACAAGTTGGAAAAGAAGAATATATTACAAATTCAATAATTAAAGATTGTAAATTTATTAACAATAAAGCAATTTCCATAACTGGAACTAAATTATCTCATGGCGGAGCAAGCTGTTTAAGGGATGGTGTAACATATGAAAATTGTTTGTTTGAAAGAAATTCTGCAGATTTTGGAGGAGCATTAACCGCTCATTTTTCAGGTACAATTAAAAACTGTACTTTCAATTCAAACACTGCAAATGATTATGGAGGAGCAATTTCTAATATGGAGGGTGTTAAATCAATAAACCTTAAAATCATTGACTGTGACTTCAATTCCAATAGTGCTCCTTATGGTGGTGCTGTAAGATTAACCGGTAACAGTGTAACTATTGATGATTGTAACTTTGATAAAAATTATGCATCTATTGATGGTGGTGCAGTATTTGTAGAAACGAAAATAATTGATGTTGTGGACTCAAATTTTAATCATAATAGTGCTGAAAATAATGGTGGTGCAATATTCATAAATGGTGAATCTACAAATGTCCAAAATTCAAATTTTACATATAATACCGCGATTGCTAATCCAAAAGTTAAAAATGATGGATTGGGTGGAGCTATTTATATTAATAGTAGTTCCGATACTGTGAATAATAATAAATTTGAATATAATGTGGCAAGAAATGGTAGTGCAATTTATTATGATAACTCAGGTAAAAATTTAAAAATAACAAATAATGTAATGTTTAAAAATCAGGCATGGGTTTATGCACTTCCTATTTATGCAAATGATATTTATTATGGAGAAAATGTGGATGTTGGTGCGATAATTTATGGTGGAAACAATATTGCGGATTATGATAATTTGGCTGTTTCAAATTCAATTTATAATGCGGCCTCTAATAAATATATTGTTGTCAATGGTGAAATTCCTGTTTTGGGAGCAACAAATAGTGGTCAATTATATCAGGATGCTCGTGAATATAATATTGATGTGCTTTTAACAGTCAAACACTCAGACGGGACTGTTGTTTTTAATAATACATTAAAGTCAAATTATCTTGGTGAAATCACAACTAAATTAAATAATTTAAAAGTTGGAACATATACAGTTACTGCAATGCATTTTGAAGATAATTACTATAAAGCTATTGTAAATCAAACAACATTTGTTGTTAATCCAAAAATTGATGTTTCAGTAAGTAAAAACACCCAATATTCAGAATTCAATTATCGAGATCAGGTGGTTTGGACAATAAACGTAGTAAATAATGGTCCAAGTGATGCATCCAATGTTAAAGTAAATGATGTTTTGCCGGATGGTTTGATTTATCAGTCTTCTTCTGCTTCTGTTGGTAATTATGCTAATGGAGTTTGGAATATTGGTAATTTAGCTAAAGGTAAAACTGCAACCATTAAAATAACAACTTTAATTAATAAAACAGGTGATATTACAAATAAAGCAACAGTTGATGCTAAGGAATTTGATTGGAATACAACAAATAATCAGGATTCACAGAAAATAACAGTTCCTAAAGCAATAGATTTATCAATTGCTAAAATTGCTAATGTATCTAATCCGAAATATGGTGATTTGGTTAAGTGGACTTTGACTGTTAGGAATAATGGTCCTGATATTGCTCATGATGTAGTTGTTAGTGATGTTTTACCTATGGGTTTACTATTTAAAAGTTCAAATGGAAATTATGCTGATTCCAAATGGTCTGTTGGCACGTTAAATCTAGGTCAATCTAAAAGTTTGGAAATTATAACTTCTGTAATTGCAACGGGCAATATTGAAAATACTGCTACTGTTTCTGGTAAGGAATATGACTATAACTTAGCTAATAATAAGGTATCTAAAACTATAAATGTTGATAGGGCTGCTGATTTGTCTGTTATAAAATCAGTTAATGAAACAAGGCCTAATTATGGTGATTTGGTTAAGTGGACTTTGACTGTTAGGAATAATGGTCCTGATGCGGCTAGTGGTGTTAATGTGGGTGATGTTTTACCTGTAGGTTTGGTTTATCAGTCTTCTTCTGCTTCAGTTGGTAGTTATGCTAATGGTGTTTGGAGTATTGGTAATTTGGATAATGGCAAGACTGTTACTTTGTCTATTGTTTGTAAAATTAATAAAACTGGTTTGATTAAGAATGTTGCTTCTGTTTCTGGTAATGAGTTTGATATTGATTTGACTAATAATAGGGGTGATGCTTCTGTTAATGTTGCTAAGGCTGCTGATTTGGAGGTTATTAAAACTGTGAATAATGGTGCTCCTAATTATGGTGATTTGGTTAAGTGGACTGTGACTGTTAGGAATAATGGTCCTGATGTTGCTAGTGATGTTGTTTTAACTGATGTTTTGCCTGCTGGTTTGGTTATTAAAAGTGCTACTGGTAATTTTGTTGATGGCAAATGGGTTATTGGATCTTTGGATTCCGGTAAGTCTCAGAGCTTTGAAGTTGTTACTTTGGTTAATAAAACTGGTAGTTTAACTAATAAAGTTTCTGTAGTTGGTAGGGAATATGATTATAATCCTAAAAATAATAATGCATCAAAAGGTATTAATGTTGCTAAGGCTGCTGATTTGTCTGTTATAAAATCAGTTAATGAAACAAGGCCTAATTATGGTGATTTGGTTAAGTGGACTTTGACTGTTAGGAATAATGGTCCTGATATGGCTAGTGGTGTTAATGTGAGTGATGTTTTACCTGAGGGTTTGGTTTATCAGTCTTCTTCTGCTTCAGTTGGTAGTTATGCTAATGGTGTTTGGACTATTGGTAATTTAGATAATGGCAAGACTGTTACATTAACAATTATTTCTAAGGTGGATAAAACTGGTTCAATTAACAATATTGTAAATGTCAGTGGAAATGAGTACGATATTAACAAGACAAATAATGAAAATAATAAAATTATAGATGTTCCAAAAGCCTGTGATTTAGAAGTTATTAAATCCGTTAATGATTCTTCTCCAAATTACCATAAACTGGTTAGATGGACAATCATTGTCAATAATAATGGTCCGGACAATGCAACTGGTGTTTTGGTTGAAGATATTTTACCTCAAGGTTTGGTAATAATAAGCAGCAATGCCAATTATACAAATGGCAAATGGTTTATTGGAAATCTAAATGCATTTTCATCAAAAATATTGGAAATCACTACTTTAATTAATAAAACAGGTTTATTGATTAATAATGCTAATATTACTGGAAATGAATATGATTTTAATAAATCTAACAATTATGATAATGCATCTATTGACGTTTTGCCTTCAGCAGATTTAGAAATTCAAAAAATTGTCAGCAATGAAAATCCATTATATAATGATACCGTTAAATGGATAATTATTGTAAAAAATAATGGTCCAGACAAAGCTACTGGTGTTAAAGTCAATGAAACATTGGATGATTCTTTTGAATTGGTAAAATCAAAATTGAGTAAAGGATTTTACATAAATGGAATTTGGACTATCGGCGATTTAAATGCTGGTGAGAATGTTTACCTTGAAATAATAACAAAAATTCTCAAAACAGGTAATTTCACAAATGTTGTTAATGTCATAGGTAATGAATATGATCATAATACTTCCAATAATTTGGCAAATAAATCCATAAACGTTTATCCTGCTATAGATTTACAAATTACTAAAAATGTAAATAATTCCTCTCCAAATTACAATGATTTGGTTAAATGGACTGTGACTGTTAGGAATAATGGTCCTGATAAAGCAAATGTAATTGAAATTGCAGATATTTTACCTAAAGGATTAGAATTTGTTGGATATAATTCAACTAAAGGATATTATGCTGATGGATTTTGGAAATTCTGCTGTCTTGAAGTTGGTGAAACTCAAAGTTTAGATATTGTTACTAGGGTAAAATCCATAGGAAATATTAAAAATATTGTTTCAGCAAATGCAAAAGAATATGACTATAATCCAGATAACAATAAAGATGAATCTGAAATAACAGTACCTCCTGCTGCTGATTTAGAAATAACCAAATTGGTTAATCAAAGTGTAGTCAATTATACAAATTTAGTTAAATGGACATTGATTGTTAAGAATAACGGTCCAAATGAAGCGACACGTGTTGTAGTAATGGATAAATTGCCTGAAGGTTTAACCTTCGTTAGTGCACAGGGTGATGGTACATATTCAACTACTGGAACATGGTATGTTGGAAACATTGCTTCTGGCCAATCAAAAGAATTAACAATCATTACACGTTGTGATAAAGTTGGTGAATTAACTAATGTTGCAGTTGTCAAAGGTGATCAATATGATTATAACTCAACAAATGATAAGGGAGAAAAAACTGTTGTAGTCCCTCCTGCTGCTGATTTGGCTATTACAAAAACAGTATCAAAAGCACAATATTTTGTCAATGATTTGATTAATTATACAATTGAAATTCTTAATAATGGTCCAAGTGTTGCCGAAAATATTTCAGTCAAAGAATTTATGGATGATTCATTAATACTAAAATCAGTTTTCGCTGCTTCAGGATATTATGATGATGTTAATCAAATTTGGCATATTAACTCATTGGCTAATGGAGAAAAAACATATCTGAATATTAATGCAATTGCTACTGGAGATGGTTTGGTCAATAATAAAGTTTCAGTAATTTCAGATACTTTTGACAATAATTTAAAAAATAATTATGCTGAATGTATTGTTGAAATTATTAAAAAGATTATTGATCCAAATTCTGTCTTTAATCCAGGTCTTTATTCAAGATTCAGTAATCATAATTCTTTAGAAAAAGATTTAAGTATGATTGCAAAAGCAGGAATTGAAATGAAAAGCACTGGTATGCCAATCGGTTTATTGTTTGCTATTGCATTGATTTCTATTGGAATTTGTACATCCAATATTTCAAGAAAAAGGTAA